From the Anguilla rostrata isolate EN2019 chromosome 5, ASM1855537v3, whole genome shotgun sequence genome, the window CTACGCTGTGCGAAAGCTgggctcgctcgctcgctcgctctgaTTCGCTGGTAGATTACCGACGGGCCGTAAACGCTGAGAGCCTCTTGATGAAGTGTTCCGgcgaggagagggagagcgccTGATTGGGCGGGAGACCTGGCGCCGGGCTGGAGGGCAGAACGCGCATTAGCGGGTAAAACGACGCGTgcgcgtccgtccgtccgtccgtcgtTTGGTTTTGAAAGGCGGATGAGCTCACGGCTCTCggcatcaccccccccccccctcacagaacGATGCACAGGGATGGGTTTACAGACGGAACACGGCGAACCCATCCTGCGCGCAGCATTCCGTCAGGCTTCTTCCTCAGCGCTTCCGGATCCACAGTGAGACTCGCGCGGTATTTCTGGACCCCAGAGCGTGGCTGGAGGTGttagtgaagagagagagagagaacccttcACAGTGCCTCCTGGGGATCGCAAGAACTCAAAATGCAGAACGCAGCTATATACCGTCTGGTGTTACTTAATATCAGTTACAGCGTGTATCTCTCctgtgctgaagtacagagagagacacacacacacacgcaccagtgACTCAGTGCTGGTATTGTTAATACTGTTTGCTGTGCTGACACATTGTGactaatgctgtgtgtgtgtgtgtgtgtgtgtgggtgttccctctgtctgtgtctctctctgggtGTTTGCTGTGGTGTGGGCCctgttgactgtgtgtgtgtgtgtgtgtttgtgtgtgtatttgtgtgtgcgcgcgtgtgtgtgtctctgcaggtgcAGCTGTGGGACACGGCTGGCCAGGAGCGTTTCCGTAAAAGCATGGTGCAGCACTACTACCGCAACGTGCACGCGGTGGTCTTCGTCTACGACGTCACCAACGCCACCAGCTTCCGCAGCCTGCCGGCCTGGATCGAGGAGTGCCGGCAGCACTCGCTGGGCCAGGAGGTGCCCCGCATCCTGGTGGGCAACAAGTGCGACCTGCAGCACGGGCTGCAGGTGGGCACCGAGGTGGCGCAGAAGTTTGCCGACTCGCACAGCATGCCGCTCTTCGAGACGTCCGCCAAGAACCCCGACGACAACGACCACGTGGAGGCCATCTTCATGACCGTGGCGCACAAGCTGAAGAGCCAGAAGCCGCTGGTGCTGAGCCAGGTCCCCGGGGACGGGGGGGTCCTGCCCCTGAGGAAGAGCGAGAATGAGGACGAGAAGAGCTGGTCCTGCGGCTGCTGAGGGCATCGGgggaccgccccccccacacaacccaccccccccaacttcCTTTCAATACTCCTTTTTGTTCAAAACTCCTCTTGTTTTCCTGTCAGAAAAAGGTGACTGTGGTGAGGTGAGAGATCTTGCACattccccgggggggggggggctgtttttaTGCCCACAGTACTGGGGGGTTAAAGGAGCTCAGTCAGCCCTGTAGCTCTGGGGACGTCTGAATGCGCAAAAGATGGAAAAATGGATTCAGAGCTTCAATGTTCTTTATGTAAGGGTCTCCGTGGCGATGGTTTCCCAGCAGCGGGCCACTGTATCCGGGCTGGAGGCAGCACTGGCCCGACCCGCTCAGTCACCGTGCTTTCGATGGGGCGGTCCCAGCACCTTCTCCCTCTTCAGGTTTCTGTTTCTGAGTGCATCCCCTCGCTCGTCAGCCGGGGAACGTCGAAACCAGCGAGACGACCAGGGCATAGGAAGGGGAACTAGCTGTGCCAGGCTGATGACCTCGCTGCGTCTGTCTTCGTAATGTCTTCTGTGGTTGGTCTTAGTCTTGCATTTCAAGTGAGGTTTGACAGGGAgttgcgggtggggggggggggcgggagggaggggtggtacccaaaaaaaacgaaagaaaaaacaggaaacgtGTTGAGCAACTGAACTTGTGAGGGCAcgctcgcgtgtgtgtgcggcttCCCTTGTGACGGTCTCGTGGAAGAGAGCTGGGGAGTTTTACACCATCGCCAGTTCTGACGGGCATCGCGCGGCGTGGCTTCCTCCAATGACACCACAGACGAGACCCcagagccccctccccccccagcgccAGTCTCCTCCACGCGAGGTTCATCAGCGCGCCGTCGATGGGTTAGCGGTTAGCCAGCTGAGCTCAATATGGCCGCCATGACAACAGACAATCTTCACAGGGggtcccccccaaaaaaaaaaaaaaaaactacccttATTTTACTGTAGTCCCCGATGCTTTACCTGGGTCTTCCAAGGGTGCGAGTCAATCAGGACCCTGGAGGCTGGCCTTGATTTTCACTCACTGTGGGACTctgattttaaaacaagacTGCAGCCATCGTCAAGGGACAGATCTGGTTCTGGACCGTTTGGTAATGGGCTAAAGTAGACTTGAAAGCGACCCGGGAAGAACACGCAGGTCTGAATGACTTCTCCCTGGGGTTCAGAGGTCGGAGAGGGACGGACATTATCGCAGGCATTCCGAGGTCTGACGGACCAGCGCACCCCAGCTCTGTTTATTTATAGCGTCAGATGGGACGGTTACAATTGGGGGCGGGGTCTCATAttcacatttgcattatttgtCACGTCTTAAACATACGATGTTAATACTGTGTACCCTTTCTCCTGTGCCCACAGGAATGTCATTAATATGCCAGTGCTACGTTAATAAGCCACAAGGCTCTGGGCTGTACTGTGTTAGAGGGCAAAAGAGGGTTTTGTTCCTGTAAaattgttgttgtcattgatCTGATTGAGAGATATTAACTGCAGACTACCTACAGACAGACTGTGTGCCTATGCAGGATGTGACTTTGTAAGCAGACGTGTCGATTGATACTTTCACAGAGGAAAGAAGGTCAGTTCCAAGAGTTTATACACGTCCTGCGTGTGTGAACTCAAATTCGATTCCTTACACACAAAGCTGCTTGAATCTATTTGGCTAGAGACCCACTACAAATCAATGCAGTCATTCACAATAAGTGAAGGCTACATACATGTTTCTAGTATAGGGCATGAGAACACAGGTCTCTGAAACCAAATGgctttaaaacacaaatatatttatttgaataaagaAGTGCACCCCCTCACTGTCATGGATATAAATCAACAGTCTTTAAAATGACCATGTCCTGTATTTGGGATATGTTCCCATATGTCTTCTGGTCAGTCAAGGCTTTAGGATGACAGGGTCAAGCGGCATTGTGGGATTTTCTTTCAGAAAGGCTCTCTGGAGTCTTACtgatacagtactgtactgcgTTTGAGGGACATGCACTATAAGGGAAACCAAACATCTTAAGAATACTGATCTGCagaattgcaaataaaaaaaagaaactgtcacCATTTGCCAGTAAGTCTGTTAAGTGAAAtaggatttttttctgtgaaatgcattgagttCAGAAACCACTACATTAAGGAATTAAAGTATAAACAGTTATGACCAACAGTTGTGTGTAAAACGTTCATGACCAACTTTGCTAAGCAGAGAGCAGGCATTATCAAACGCGAGTTACCTGTCTGCTTAAGGgtacttttcttttaaaaggacAGGTGTAATAAATCCCCTTTAAACGGCTGtgagctttctttctttcccactGAACCCTCACCGTGGAGTACAGTTAGGAGTGTTAATGAGGAACGTGTGTTAATTAACCTCTGTACTGGCCAACACAAGAGGACCCCAACAGGTACTGGACAAAGGTCTTTGATAACTTCAGAGATACGACACTGAAAATCCTTCCTGGACTGTTGCATAAAAGCCTGCGTTTCTTCCCCATGAGAGCAGCCGTTTTTTGTCGCTTGTTCAGTAGACACGTGACTAAAACACAGTCGGCCATATTCACTGCTTTGCCTCGCCTTTCGGGAAAATGATGGGAATTATGCGGGAAAAGGGGAACATGGATTTCTGTGTATCCGACCTCATACGCACCAAAGCCAAAAACTCTGGATGTAAAcgttatcaaaaaaaaaaaaaaacaaggaaaaaataaaaataaaaactgacaaaaatgagaaaataggGAAAGTGTGGACATTTGTTCTCAGATGTCTCAAAGGCAGCACTTGTCTGTAGCATTAAGCAGCATTACCAGTAGTAAATAGCTGAATTGGCCCTCCATATATTAAAAgacatacaaatataaaatgtatgctaTTTGCCACAGAGCAACTTAAAACAACTGATATAATTTTCAGTTATGCAGATGGATGTTTTCTAAAGAAACTCAAGTTCATTGGTAGGTTGCAGATCCTTACTTTAAGTTGCAAGATGATCGCAGTTCCTTGTCCTTACACTTTAGCGAAATGATTTGACCCGATCATTTACGTTCTGACGGTGATCCCATTTTCAATGTGCACGTGCTGATTCAGGAATTCCAGGTACATGTTGATTTTCTGGGGTCCTGTCTGGGGTTttatcgccccctgctggagagaAATGGATTCATCTGTCACGTGTTTGCGTCTTAACCACTTCATATCAAAAATACATAACAATGGTACAATCAAACATCGTTGTCTAATTCTATAATAATAGGCCTTCTCCTTAATGAAATGGTCTAACAGACTAAATTTTAGTAATAGTAATGCAACGGTCTAAATCTGAAATATACCTACCTGCCAATCTCTAAGCTTTAGTTGCTCCTAGTTAATAACAGTATTAAGGTACATATTTGATTATGTCCTTTGCCTGGGTGATTTATTTGAGTGCTGACTGGAACAGTCTATGGAAGAAGAAGACGacgaagaagatgatgatgatgattagctggaattaaataaattaacttgAACAAGGATTTTGTGGCGCAGATCGATACAGATGGCTACTGATGAAGTCATTCCCTGGACAAGACCCGGGTGAAATGATCTGTCAATCACTTTAACCGGAAAACACTTCCTGTCATGCTGCGGGAGACCGGAGGAAGAACAGGCTTGGGCTACAAAAGGCAATTCAGGAGGAAGAACTATGACATCACTGATGTGTGTGGCCATCTACTGTAAATCACAGTGTAGACTTACAATTGGCGAATGTAAACCCTCTAATTGATGTTCATCTATTGGTGTTCCACATGCGTACTGCGGCTCGTGCAGCCGGTTTTCTACACACGTCAGACTGGAGCTGTCACAGCACAGTTAATTCTGCAGCCGCACAGTCACGCTGTCGGGGCGTGGGCTCATAACACAACCCAAAGCTGCCCTGATAGCCTCTTTATCGCCTCCATCTTCACTCTCGGGCACTCAAAGCGCATTGTGCTCTTTAAGAAAGCTTGTCGTGCCCCCGTCAGTCTTCACAGATCATGCGTTGACCTgctactaaaaataaataaataaacgctaTACCTCTGCTGCAAACCTCTTATGTACTGTCTCATCTTTCCTTCCTCTCCAGTCTTTCCAAACACTGCTTCCTGATATTCAGACCTCCGCTCTGTTATCACAGATGCCTCGCCGATATCCGCTCTGGGATGGCCGCCAAAGTAGGTTTTACAATTCACTTTGAAAATACAGATTTCTGCAACCGCTCAACTGTCAGCATACACGCTATGGTGCAGTTTCAAAAAGCTTCCACAAGGGGGAACCAGATCAGCATGCAAATTCAttccagaaaatgttttttttttcctgagggaGGGGAAGCTATTGCTCAGTATCATAAAGTAATTTGATCTGATCCAACCCCTCCTCCTTACTCTTGAAGGTAGGTCTAACAAAATCCTGTCTTCTGCGAAATaagagctagctaacattgcaGTATTTATCTCagagaaaaacatatttcacagcTGGGAGATACTTAAAGCAGTTCACGTTAAGTACCTCCTTGCTAAAGGGTATAGTGCGGCGGTGTTGTCTTAAGTCCAGGAGGTGGAAAATCACCTTCTTTGATTTCGGGGGCAAATTAAACAGCT encodes:
- the LOC135254419 gene encoding ras-related protein Rab-33B-like, with amino-acid sequence MESSLELTTSLTGTYPPLRTRIFKIIVIGDSGVGKTCLTYRFCAGKFPDKTEATIGVDFREKVIEIDGEKIKVQLWDTAGQERFRKSMVQHYYRNVHAVVFVYDVTNATSFRSLPAWIEECRQHSLGQEVPRILVGNKCDLQHGLQVGTEVAQKFADSHSMPLFETSAKNPDDNDHVEAIFMTVAHKLKSQKPLVLSQVPGDGGVLPLRKSENEDEKSWSCGC